A window from Rhea pennata isolate bPtePen1 chromosome 1, bPtePen1.pri, whole genome shotgun sequence encodes these proteins:
- the LOC134148505 gene encoding chromatin remodeling regulator CECR2 isoform X3 → MIAQKVNPNVLGSMEKQRRREEEEERQILIAVQKREQEQLLKEERKREMEEKVKAVEERARRRKLREERAWLLAQGKELPPELSHLDPSSPTREERRTKDLFELDDEFTAMYKVLDVVKAHKDSWPFLEPVDESYAPNYYQIIKAPMDISSMEKKLNGGQYCTKEEFVGDMKTMFRNCLKYNGEGSEYTKMAYNLERCFHRAMMKHFPGEDGDTDEEFWIREDGRREKRSRRTGRSSTGSVWTRSRDPEGPGKRQQRLENGGKPPPYRATSRATASSSSSSSSSSFSSSSAEDPSGNLMQPPREVGPSNGRGFPRPLQYGGMPSPVPHPGQMRPAVPGSFGPLRGSDPTKLYGSPRVPEPHPGDPVQQHQHFAMQPAVGLNEHRGHRLATSEKQVCAGPTHVAGLGPRPGALQLGRMSGPPPEAVYPPAQYQQGFLPPRHNGPPMRPLESSEVPPGHMYRPYKYLNRAHPALWNGSHGAAGQGTLGPEEKPPLGPGPSLQPRALSHMMDPRAIRPPLPPSQWTEQSNFLPHGVPPSGYIRPPGKAASQRMTQPPASLFGGPPQVQRGCQGGDSMMDSPEMIAMQQLSSRVCPPGVPYHPRQPPPPHLPGPFPQLAHVASTSMQPPKPIMGNGNSQEQSSQTMEPENNQAEPPTSMDEKAQCIGIPDGAYTKLVPHPKAPLPMECTRRTLPPDGEGDGSGAKNDLKAAQSKSAWAVENTYTSPGTQGCVRDLVPTSERGRPMTENGTVGEGPSGSTEGKGLAANLLEKPLCGGGKALPDTGVPCMGQSTGLPGMDAGSMGAAPNQFHPLYMPGLEYPNSAARYHINPGLQGFSPVMGGKPPPVSHPQHFPSRGFQPSNTHPGVFPRYRPHQGMPYPYQPQPQPSYHHYQRPPYYTCPQGYSDWQRPLHPQASPSGHPPTHPPLARPPFSDRGNMSSLQGCESLSAALASPNRMDIASAKEVSPSDGQDLGPEDEKSEESQERPESPKEFLDLDNHNAATKRQSSVAAGEFLYGAPPAHLGSGMGFGPSSFPPHGVMLQTGSPYASRHPTSHYQPRTYGSPVNAHLSHHPAPGQANGLSQEGPLYRCREENIGHFQALLMEQRGSGGGMGGPPQDLYRSSGMQMHQAQVPFPKMPMATMSREELTPQKPSALPLDQS, encoded by the exons ATGATTGCGCAGAAG GTAAACCCGAATGTGCTCGGTTCGATGGAGAAACAAAGGcgcagggaggaagaggaggagcgCCAAATCCTTATAGCAGTgcaaaaaagagaacaagaacagTTGctaaaggaggagagaaagagagagatggaagagAAGGTCAAAGCAGTGGAAG AACGGGCTAGGAGGAGGAAACTTCGTGAAGAGCGGGCCTGGCTGCTGGCGCAAGGGAAAGAGCTTCCCCCAGAACTTTCCCACTTGGATCCCAGTTCCCCTACCAGGGAGGAGCGAAGGACCAAGGACCT CTTTGAACTGGATGATGAGTTCACAGCCATGTACAAAG TTCTAGATGTGGTAAAGGCTCACAAGGACTCCTGGCCTTTCTTGGAGCCTGTTGATGAATCGTATGCTCCAAACTACTACCAGATCATTAAG GCACCCATGGACATCTCCAGCATGGAGAAGAAGTTGAATGGAGGTCAGTACTGCACCAAGGAGGAATTTGTGGGTGATATGAAGACCATGTTCAGGAACTGTCTAAAATACAATGGTGAAGGCAGCG AATATACCAAGATGGCCTATAACTTGGAGAGATGTTTCCACCGAGCGATGATGAAGCACTTCCCTGGGGAAGATGGAGACACAGATGAGGAGTTTTGGATCAGAGAGGACGGGAGGCGGGAGAAGAGGAGCCGGAGGACTGGCCGCTCCAGCACTGGCAGCGTTTGGACTCGGTCGCGAGACCCAGAGGGACCAGGCAAGAGGCAGCAACGCCTGGAAAATGGAGGGAAACCCCCACCATATCGAGCTACTTCCAGGGCTACTGCTTCCTcgtcctcttcctcctcctcctcttccttctcctcctcctctgcagaggaTCCAAGTGGCAACCTAATGCAGCCTCCTCGGGAAGTGGGCCCTTCCAATGGGCGAGGTTTTCCTCGCCCACTGCAGTATGGCGGCATGCCCAGCCCTGTGCCACATCCCGGCCAGATG AGACCAGCCGTGCCAGGATCATTTGGCCCTCTACGTGGATCAGATCCAACTAAATTGTATGGCTCACCACGAGTTCCAGAACCCCATCCTGGAGATCCGGttcagcagcaccagcactTTGCCATGCAG CCGGCCGTGGGACTGAATGAACACCGAGGGCATAGGTTGGCTACCTCCGAGAAGCAGGTGTGTGCCGGACCGACGCATGTCGCTGGCCTTGGCCCCCGGCCCGGAGCCCTGCAGCTCGGGCGGATGAGCGGTCCCCCTCCCGAAGCCGTGTACCCGCCGGCGCAATACCAGCAAGGATTTCTTCCTCCGAGGCACAATGGGCCTCCCATGCGGCCGCTGGAGAGCTCGGAGGTCCCCCCAGGCCACATGTACAGACCCTACAAGTACCTGAACCGTGCGCACCCAGCACTGTGGAATGGCAGCCATGGTGCTGCTGGCCAGGGCACCCTCGGGCCTGAGGAGAAACCCCCTCTGGGACCAGGGCCCTCTCTCCAGCCTCGTGCCCTGAGTCACATGATGGACCCACGGGCCATAAGGCCACCTCTGCCTCCCAGCCAGTGGACTGAGCAATCGAATTTCCTACCTCATGGGGTTCCTCCCTCAGGATATATCAGACCACCTGGGAAAGCTGCCAGCCAGCGAATGACACAGCCACCAGCCTCTCTGTTTGGGGGGCCACCTCAGGTTCAAAGAGGGTGCCAGGGTGGGGACTCCATGATGGACAGTCCGGAGATGATTGCTATGCAGCAGTTGTCATCCCGTGTGTGCCCACCAGGTGTGCCTTACCACCCTCGCCAGCCACCCCCTCCACACCTCCCTGGCCCCTTTCCGCAGCTGGCTCACGTGGCGTCCACCAGCATGCAGCCCCCAAAACCTATCATGGGGAATGGGAACTCGCAGGAGCAGAGCAGTCAGACCATGGAGCCGGAGAACAACCAAG cAGAGCCACCCACCAGCATGGACGAGAAGGCTCAGTGCATCGGCATTCCTGACGGGGCCTACACCAAACTCGTACCTCATCCCAAAGCCCCACTGCCCATGGAGTGCACTCGGCGCACCTTGCCCCCAGATGGGGAAGGAGACGGCTCAGGAGCGAAAAACGACCTGAAGGCAGCCCAAAGCAAGAGTGCATGGGCAGTGGAGAACACCTATACCAGCCCAGGCACCCAGGGCTGCGTGAGGGACCTTGTGCCCACCTCTGAGAGAGGAAGGCCAATGACCGAGAACGGGACTGTGGGCGAAGGGCCATCAGGCAGCACGGAGGGCAAGGGGCTGGCTGCCAACCTGCTGGAGAAGCCCCTCTGCGGCGGGGGGAAGGCTTTGCCTGACACAGGTGTGCCTTGTATGGGGCAGAGCACTGGTCTCCCTGGCATGGATGCAGGCTCCATGGGGGCCGCCCCAAACCAGTTTCACCCTCTCTACATGCCTGGTTTAGAATACCCAAATTCGGCTGCACGTTACCACATCAATCCAGGCTTGCAAGGATTTAGCCCCGTGATGGGTGGGAAGCCGCCGCCAGTGTCTCATCCACAGCATTTTCCATCGCGGGGCTTCCAACCAAGCAACACCCATCCTGGCGTCTTCCCCCGATACCGCCCCCACCAGGGCATGCCGTACCCCTACCAGCCCCAGCCGCAGCCTTCCTATCACCATTACCAGCGACCACCTTACTACACCTGTCCGCAAGGCTACTCAGACTGGCAGAGGCCTCTCCATCCCCAGGCCAGTCCCAGTGGGcatccacccacccacccacctcTGGCTAGACCCCCTTTCTCTGATCGGGGGAACATGAGCAGCTTGCAGGGCTGTGAGTCACTGAGCGCTGCCCTGGCTTCTCCAAACCGCATGGACATAGCGAGTGCCAAAGAGGTTTCTCCGAGTGACGGGCAGGATCTGGGGCCTGAAGATGAGAAGTCTGAAGAATCCCAGGAAAGGCCAGAGAGTCCCAAAGAGTTCCTTGACTTGGACAACCACAATGCGGCCACGAAGAGGCAAAGCTCAGTGGCAGCAGGAGAGTTCCTCTATGGAGCTCCCCCAGCACACCTGGGTTCGGGCATGGGATTTGGGCCTTCGAGTTTCCCTCCCCATGGGGTAATGCTACAGACTGGCTCTCCTTATGCATCCCGGCATCCCACCAGTCATTACCAGCCCCGGACATATGGATCACCTGTGAATGCTCACCTGTCTCATCACCCAGCCCCTGGCCAGGCCAACGGCCTCTCTCAGGAGGGACCCCTGTACCGCTGCCGAGAAGAGAACATAGGCCATTTTCAGGCCTTGCTGATGGAGCAGAGAGGCAGTGGAGGTGGCATGGGGGGGCCACCTCAGGACTTGTATAGATCGTCAGG AATGCAAATGCATCAGGCTCAAGTTCCCTTCCCGAAGATGCCTATGGCAACCATGTCCCGGGAGGAGTTGACGCCACAAAAACCGTCAGCGTTGCCTCTGGATCAA agcTAG
- the LOC134148505 gene encoding chromatin remodeling regulator CECR2 isoform X1 → MYKEDPVQAKNNGELAPDRGCGGQTNTPNVPGKTGKRRGRPPKRKKLLEENLLREKAEENLLIHETQIRNGSQGPGRGTWWLLCQTEEEWRQVTESFRERTSLRERQLYKLLSEDFLPEICNMIAQKVNPNVLGSMEKQRRREEEEERQILIAVQKREQEQLLKEERKREMEEKVKAVEERARRRKLREERAWLLAQGKELPPELSHLDPSSPTREERRTKDLFELDDEFTAMYKVLDVVKAHKDSWPFLEPVDESYAPNYYQIIKAPMDISSMEKKLNGGQYCTKEEFVGDMKTMFRNCLKYNGEGSEYTKMAYNLERCFHRAMMKHFPGEDGDTDEEFWIREDGRREKRSRRTGRSSTGSVWTRSRDPEGPGKRQQRLENGGKPPPYRATSRATASSSSSSSSSSFSSSSAEDPSGNLMQPPREVGPSNGRGFPRPLQYGGMPSPVPHPGQMRPAVPGSFGPLRGSDPTKLYGSPRVPEPHPGDPVQQHQHFAMQPAVGLNEHRGHRLATSEKQVCAGPTHVAGLGPRPGALQLGRMSGPPPEAVYPPAQYQQGFLPPRHNGPPMRPLESSEVPPGHMYRPYKYLNRAHPALWNGSHGAAGQGTLGPEEKPPLGPGPSLQPRALSHMMDPRAIRPPLPPSQWTEQSNFLPHGVPPSGYIRPPGKAASQRMTQPPASLFGGPPQVQRGCQGGDSMMDSPEMIAMQQLSSRVCPPGVPYHPRQPPPPHLPGPFPQLAHVASTSMQPPKPIMGNGNSQEQSSQTMEPENNQAEPPTSMDEKAQCIGIPDGAYTKLVPHPKAPLPMECTRRTLPPDGEGDGSGAKNDLKAAQSKSAWAVENTYTSPGTQGCVRDLVPTSERGRPMTENGTVGEGPSGSTEGKGLAANLLEKPLCGGGKALPDTGVPCMGQSTGLPGMDAGSMGAAPNQFHPLYMPGLEYPNSAARYHINPGLQGFSPVMGGKPPPVSHPQHFPSRGFQPSNTHPGVFPRYRPHQGMPYPYQPQPQPSYHHYQRPPYYTCPQGYSDWQRPLHPQASPSGHPPTHPPLARPPFSDRGNMSSLQGCESLSAALASPNRMDIASAKEVSPSDGQDLGPEDEKSEESQERPESPKEFLDLDNHNAATKRQSSVAAGEFLYGAPPAHLGSGMGFGPSSFPPHGVMLQTGSPYASRHPTSHYQPRTYGSPVNAHLSHHPAPGQANGLSQEGPLYRCREENIGHFQALLMEQRGSGGGMGGPPQDLYRSSGMQMHQAQVPFPKMPMATMSREELTPQKPSALPLDQS, encoded by the exons TGAG ggagaaggcagaagagaacTTGCTAATCCATGAGACACAGATAAGAAATG GGTCCCAAGGGCCAGGTCGGGGGACATGGTGGCTGCTGTGTCAGACGGAAGAGGAGTGGAGGCAGGTCACAGAAAGCTTCAGAGAGAGGACTTCCCTTAGAGAGCGGCAACTCTACAAACTTTTGAGTGAAGACTTCCTGCCGGAGATCTGCAACATGATTGCGCAGAAG GTAAACCCGAATGTGCTCGGTTCGATGGAGAAACAAAGGcgcagggaggaagaggaggagcgCCAAATCCTTATAGCAGTgcaaaaaagagaacaagaacagTTGctaaaggaggagagaaagagagagatggaagagAAGGTCAAAGCAGTGGAAG AACGGGCTAGGAGGAGGAAACTTCGTGAAGAGCGGGCCTGGCTGCTGGCGCAAGGGAAAGAGCTTCCCCCAGAACTTTCCCACTTGGATCCCAGTTCCCCTACCAGGGAGGAGCGAAGGACCAAGGACCT CTTTGAACTGGATGATGAGTTCACAGCCATGTACAAAG TTCTAGATGTGGTAAAGGCTCACAAGGACTCCTGGCCTTTCTTGGAGCCTGTTGATGAATCGTATGCTCCAAACTACTACCAGATCATTAAG GCACCCATGGACATCTCCAGCATGGAGAAGAAGTTGAATGGAGGTCAGTACTGCACCAAGGAGGAATTTGTGGGTGATATGAAGACCATGTTCAGGAACTGTCTAAAATACAATGGTGAAGGCAGCG AATATACCAAGATGGCCTATAACTTGGAGAGATGTTTCCACCGAGCGATGATGAAGCACTTCCCTGGGGAAGATGGAGACACAGATGAGGAGTTTTGGATCAGAGAGGACGGGAGGCGGGAGAAGAGGAGCCGGAGGACTGGCCGCTCCAGCACTGGCAGCGTTTGGACTCGGTCGCGAGACCCAGAGGGACCAGGCAAGAGGCAGCAACGCCTGGAAAATGGAGGGAAACCCCCACCATATCGAGCTACTTCCAGGGCTACTGCTTCCTcgtcctcttcctcctcctcctcttccttctcctcctcctctgcagaggaTCCAAGTGGCAACCTAATGCAGCCTCCTCGGGAAGTGGGCCCTTCCAATGGGCGAGGTTTTCCTCGCCCACTGCAGTATGGCGGCATGCCCAGCCCTGTGCCACATCCCGGCCAGATG AGACCAGCCGTGCCAGGATCATTTGGCCCTCTACGTGGATCAGATCCAACTAAATTGTATGGCTCACCACGAGTTCCAGAACCCCATCCTGGAGATCCGGttcagcagcaccagcactTTGCCATGCAG CCGGCCGTGGGACTGAATGAACACCGAGGGCATAGGTTGGCTACCTCCGAGAAGCAGGTGTGTGCCGGACCGACGCATGTCGCTGGCCTTGGCCCCCGGCCCGGAGCCCTGCAGCTCGGGCGGATGAGCGGTCCCCCTCCCGAAGCCGTGTACCCGCCGGCGCAATACCAGCAAGGATTTCTTCCTCCGAGGCACAATGGGCCTCCCATGCGGCCGCTGGAGAGCTCGGAGGTCCCCCCAGGCCACATGTACAGACCCTACAAGTACCTGAACCGTGCGCACCCAGCACTGTGGAATGGCAGCCATGGTGCTGCTGGCCAGGGCACCCTCGGGCCTGAGGAGAAACCCCCTCTGGGACCAGGGCCCTCTCTCCAGCCTCGTGCCCTGAGTCACATGATGGACCCACGGGCCATAAGGCCACCTCTGCCTCCCAGCCAGTGGACTGAGCAATCGAATTTCCTACCTCATGGGGTTCCTCCCTCAGGATATATCAGACCACCTGGGAAAGCTGCCAGCCAGCGAATGACACAGCCACCAGCCTCTCTGTTTGGGGGGCCACCTCAGGTTCAAAGAGGGTGCCAGGGTGGGGACTCCATGATGGACAGTCCGGAGATGATTGCTATGCAGCAGTTGTCATCCCGTGTGTGCCCACCAGGTGTGCCTTACCACCCTCGCCAGCCACCCCCTCCACACCTCCCTGGCCCCTTTCCGCAGCTGGCTCACGTGGCGTCCACCAGCATGCAGCCCCCAAAACCTATCATGGGGAATGGGAACTCGCAGGAGCAGAGCAGTCAGACCATGGAGCCGGAGAACAACCAAG cAGAGCCACCCACCAGCATGGACGAGAAGGCTCAGTGCATCGGCATTCCTGACGGGGCCTACACCAAACTCGTACCTCATCCCAAAGCCCCACTGCCCATGGAGTGCACTCGGCGCACCTTGCCCCCAGATGGGGAAGGAGACGGCTCAGGAGCGAAAAACGACCTGAAGGCAGCCCAAAGCAAGAGTGCATGGGCAGTGGAGAACACCTATACCAGCCCAGGCACCCAGGGCTGCGTGAGGGACCTTGTGCCCACCTCTGAGAGAGGAAGGCCAATGACCGAGAACGGGACTGTGGGCGAAGGGCCATCAGGCAGCACGGAGGGCAAGGGGCTGGCTGCCAACCTGCTGGAGAAGCCCCTCTGCGGCGGGGGGAAGGCTTTGCCTGACACAGGTGTGCCTTGTATGGGGCAGAGCACTGGTCTCCCTGGCATGGATGCAGGCTCCATGGGGGCCGCCCCAAACCAGTTTCACCCTCTCTACATGCCTGGTTTAGAATACCCAAATTCGGCTGCACGTTACCACATCAATCCAGGCTTGCAAGGATTTAGCCCCGTGATGGGTGGGAAGCCGCCGCCAGTGTCTCATCCACAGCATTTTCCATCGCGGGGCTTCCAACCAAGCAACACCCATCCTGGCGTCTTCCCCCGATACCGCCCCCACCAGGGCATGCCGTACCCCTACCAGCCCCAGCCGCAGCCTTCCTATCACCATTACCAGCGACCACCTTACTACACCTGTCCGCAAGGCTACTCAGACTGGCAGAGGCCTCTCCATCCCCAGGCCAGTCCCAGTGGGcatccacccacccacccacctcTGGCTAGACCCCCTTTCTCTGATCGGGGGAACATGAGCAGCTTGCAGGGCTGTGAGTCACTGAGCGCTGCCCTGGCTTCTCCAAACCGCATGGACATAGCGAGTGCCAAAGAGGTTTCTCCGAGTGACGGGCAGGATCTGGGGCCTGAAGATGAGAAGTCTGAAGAATCCCAGGAAAGGCCAGAGAGTCCCAAAGAGTTCCTTGACTTGGACAACCACAATGCGGCCACGAAGAGGCAAAGCTCAGTGGCAGCAGGAGAGTTCCTCTATGGAGCTCCCCCAGCACACCTGGGTTCGGGCATGGGATTTGGGCCTTCGAGTTTCCCTCCCCATGGGGTAATGCTACAGACTGGCTCTCCTTATGCATCCCGGCATCCCACCAGTCATTACCAGCCCCGGACATATGGATCACCTGTGAATGCTCACCTGTCTCATCACCCAGCCCCTGGCCAGGCCAACGGCCTCTCTCAGGAGGGACCCCTGTACCGCTGCCGAGAAGAGAACATAGGCCATTTTCAGGCCTTGCTGATGGAGCAGAGAGGCAGTGGAGGTGGCATGGGGGGGCCACCTCAGGACTTGTATAGATCGTCAGG AATGCAAATGCATCAGGCTCAAGTTCCCTTCCCGAAGATGCCTATGGCAACCATGTCCCGGGAGGAGTTGACGCCACAAAAACCGTCAGCGTTGCCTCTGGATCAA agcTAG